A genomic segment from Comamonas terrigena NBRC 13299 encodes:
- a CDS encoding HpcH/HpaI aldolase family protein gives MPPVNHFKRALQAGQAQIGLWSTLPSPYVSELIAGAGFDWVLLDTEHTPTDVPQMLQQLQAVAAARPREGLGCSHAVVRPAWNDKVLIKRYLDIGAQTLLLPFVQNADEARAAVEAVRYAPQGLRGMGGSMRASNFGRDADYVAKAADEICLLVQVETGEALDNLEAIASVDGIDGVFIGPADLSASLGYPGNAGHPDMEATIDRALVTIRACGKAPGILAVNPDRAQACLDKGALFVAVGMDMLLLRQSADALALRFKRPGDAAVSASMY, from the coding sequence ATGCCTCCTGTCAACCATTTCAAACGTGCCCTGCAAGCCGGCCAGGCCCAGATCGGTCTGTGGTCCACCCTGCCGTCGCCCTATGTCAGCGAACTGATCGCCGGCGCGGGCTTTGACTGGGTGCTGCTGGACACCGAGCACACCCCCACCGATGTGCCCCAAATGCTGCAGCAGCTGCAGGCGGTGGCGGCAGCCCGCCCGCGTGAAGGCCTGGGCTGCAGCCATGCCGTGGTGCGCCCGGCGTGGAACGATAAGGTGCTGATCAAGCGCTATCTGGACATCGGCGCGCAGACGCTGCTGCTGCCTTTTGTGCAGAACGCCGACGAAGCCCGCGCGGCGGTGGAGGCCGTGCGCTATGCGCCCCAGGGCCTGCGGGGCATGGGGGGATCGATGCGCGCCTCCAACTTCGGCCGTGACGCCGACTATGTGGCCAAGGCCGCCGACGAGATCTGCCTGCTGGTGCAGGTGGAAACCGGCGAGGCGCTGGACAACCTGGAGGCCATTGCCAGCGTGGACGGTATCGATGGCGTGTTCATCGGTCCGGCCGATCTATCCGCCAGCCTGGGCTACCCCGGCAACGCGGGCCATCCGGACATGGAGGCGACGATCGACCGGGCGCTGGTCACCATCCGCGCCTGCGGCAAGGCGCCGGGCATTCTGGCGGTGAACCCCGACCGTGCCCAGGCATGCCTGGACAAGGGCGCGCTGTTCGTCGCCGTGGGCATGGACATGCTGCTGCTGCGCCAGAGCGCCGATGCGCTGGCCCTGCGCTTCAAGCGCCCGGGAGATGCAGCGGTCAGTGCATCCATGTATTGA